The proteins below are encoded in one region of Belonocnema kinseyi isolate 2016_QV_RU_SX_M_011 chromosome 1, B_treatae_v1, whole genome shotgun sequence:
- the LOC117174716 gene encoding lysosomal acid glucosylceramidase-like isoform X2 translates to MLAIVLIGWFTFAGANHCIPRKFEKDRIVCVCNSTYCDSTPEMSPDPGSFHWYVSSKAGQRLNLTTGKIGNTKEGSTILTLNPEKRYQTIQGFGGAFTDSAGINIKNLSDASQQKLLETYFSRTGSRYNLGRIPIGVTDFSTRYYSYDDIPNDILLENFNLAPEDTEYKIPLVQKAIELNPELLFLAAAWTAPSWMKTTNKNTLKGNLKEEYFQVFADYLLKFLTEYEKHNIKFWTISTGNEPLAKFVSMGWKSEDIGTFIANNLGPSLAKSQHNKTMILTLDDQKFYLLSSIDEIFENKEVDKFVSGIGFHFYTDIIIPAFVLNRTHKKYPEKFLLMTEACEGFYPWQTQKVLLGDWSRGESYVKKMFDNLNEWTTGWVDWNLALDKDGGPNWVNNFVDASIIVNPETDEFFKQPLYYVIHHFSRFVPRGSVRLELNDNSIIFHSLTYIAFETPQKETVVLIYNK, encoded by the exons ATGTTAGCTATCGTACTTATCGGTTGGTTTACTTTCGCAG GTGCCAATCACTGCATTCCTCGAAAATTTGAGAAAGACCGTATTGTCTGCGTTTGCAACTCCACCTATTGTGACTCAACCCCTGAAATGTCTCCAGACCCCGGGTCTTTCCATTGGTATGTTTCCTCAAAAGCTGGACAGAGATTGAATTTGACAACAGGAAAAATAGGTAACACTAAAGAAGGATCTACAATATTGACTTTAAATCCCGAAAAACGATATCAGACGATACAAGGTTTTGGTGGAGCCTTCACTGACTCTGCAggaattaacattaaaaatcttaGTGACGCTTCTcagcaaaaattactaga GACGTACTTCAGCAGAACAGGCAGCAGATATAATTTAGGTCGAATTCCTATTGGTGTAACTGATTTCTCCACAAGATACTACTCCTATGATGACATTCCTAATGACAttcttttagaaaactttaatCTTGCACCAGAAGATACAGAATACAAGATTCCATTGGTGCAAAAAGCTATCGAGCTTAATCCGGAATTGTTATTCCTTGCAGCAGCATGGACAGCACCTTCTTGGATGAAAACTACCAACAAAAACACTTTAAAAG gtaACCTAAAAGAAGAATATTTCCAAGTCTTCGCCGATTATCTCCTCAAGTTCCTGACCGAATATGAAAAACATAATATCAAATTTTGGACAATATCTACAGGCAATGAGCCATTGGCGAAGTTTGTTTCGATGGGCTGGAAGTCAGAAGATATTGGTACTTTCATTGCCAACAATTTGGGTCCTTCTTTAGCAAAGTCTCAGCACAATAAAACAATGATACTGACTTTGGATGACCAGAAGTTTTATCTGCTTTCGTCAATTGATGAGATATTCGAAAACAAAGAAGTTGACAAGTTTGTTAGTGGAATTGGCTTCCACTTTTACACTGACATCATCATACCAGCTTTTGTATTGAATCGAACCCATAAGAAATACCCGGAGAAGTTCCTCTTAATGACGGAAGCTTGCGAAG GGTTTTATCCATGGCAAACTCAAAAGGTTCTCTTAGGAGATTGGAGTAGAGGAGAgagttatgttaaaaaaatgttcgat AATCTGAATGAATGGACAACTGGCTGGGTCGACTGGAACCTAGCACTGGACAAAGATGGAGGACCCAATTGGGTCAATAATTTCGTAGATGCTTCAATTATTGTAAATCCAGAGACTGATGAGTTTTTCAAGCAACCACTGTATTATGTTATTCACCACTTCAGCAGATTTGTACCCCGTGGGTCAGTGCGGCTTGAGCTCAATGACAACTCGATAATATTCCATTCGCTGACTTATATAGCCTTCGAAACCCCGCAGAAGGAGACTGTGGTTTTGATATATAACAAGTAA
- the LOC117174716 gene encoding lysosomal acid glucosylceramidase-like isoform X3, with protein MSPDPGSFHWYVSSKAGQRLNLTTGKIGNTKEGSTILTLNPEKRYQTIQGFGGAFTDSAGINIKNLSDASQQKLLETYFSRTGSRYNLGRIPIGVTDFSTRYYSYDDIPNDILLENFNLAPEDTEYKIPLVQKAIELNPELLFLAAAWTAPSWMKTTNKNTLKGNLKEEYFQVFADYLLKFLTEYEKHNIKFWTISTGNEPLAKFVSMGWKSEDIGTFIANNLGPSLAKSQHNKTMILTLDDQKFYLLSSIDEIFENKEVDKFVSGIGFHFYTDIIIPAFVLNRTHKKYPEKFLLMTEACEGFYPWQTQKVLLGDWSRGESYVKKMFDNLNEWTTGWVDWNLALDKDGGPNWVNNFVDASIIVNPETDEFFKQPLYYVIHHFSRFVPRGSVRLELNDNSIIFHSLTYIAFETPQKETVVLIYNKSGSSQKVDIIDERIGIITLDLPGKSLSTIIYQA; from the exons ATGTCTCCAGACCCCGGGTCTTTCCATTGGTATGTTTCCTCAAAAGCTGGACAGAGATTGAATTTGACAACAGGAAAAATAGGTAACACTAAAGAAGGATCTACAATATTGACTTTAAATCCCGAAAAACGATATCAGACGATACAAGGTTTTGGTGGAGCCTTCACTGACTCTGCAggaattaacattaaaaatcttaGTGACGCTTCTcagcaaaaattactaga GACGTACTTCAGCAGAACAGGCAGCAGATATAATTTAGGTCGAATTCCTATTGGTGTAACTGATTTCTCCACAAGATACTACTCCTATGATGACATTCCTAATGACAttcttttagaaaactttaatCTTGCACCAGAAGATACAGAATACAAGATTCCATTGGTGCAAAAAGCTATCGAGCTTAATCCGGAATTGTTATTCCTTGCAGCAGCATGGACAGCACCTTCTTGGATGAAAACTACCAACAAAAACACTTTAAAAG gtaACCTAAAAGAAGAATATTTCCAAGTCTTCGCCGATTATCTCCTCAAGTTCCTGACCGAATATGAAAAACATAATATCAAATTTTGGACAATATCTACAGGCAATGAGCCATTGGCGAAGTTTGTTTCGATGGGCTGGAAGTCAGAAGATATTGGTACTTTCATTGCCAACAATTTGGGTCCTTCTTTAGCAAAGTCTCAGCACAATAAAACAATGATACTGACTTTGGATGACCAGAAGTTTTATCTGCTTTCGTCAATTGATGAGATATTCGAAAACAAAGAAGTTGACAAGTTTGTTAGTGGAATTGGCTTCCACTTTTACACTGACATCATCATACCAGCTTTTGTATTGAATCGAACCCATAAGAAATACCCGGAGAAGTTCCTCTTAATGACGGAAGCTTGCGAAG GGTTTTATCCATGGCAAACTCAAAAGGTTCTCTTAGGAGATTGGAGTAGAGGAGAgagttatgttaaaaaaatgttcgat AATCTGAATGAATGGACAACTGGCTGGGTCGACTGGAACCTAGCACTGGACAAAGATGGAGGACCCAATTGGGTCAATAATTTCGTAGATGCTTCAATTATTGTAAATCCAGAGACTGATGAGTTTTTCAAGCAACCACTGTATTATGTTATTCACCACTTCAGCAGATTTGTACCCCGTGGGTCAGTGCGGCTTGAGCTCAATGACAACTCGATAATATTCCATTCGCTGACTTATATAGCCTTCGAAACCCCGCAGAAGGAGACTGTGGTTTTGATATATAACAA gaGTGGTAGTTCTCAGAAGGTGGACATAATTGATGAGAGAATCGGCATCATAACCCTGGACTTACCAGGGAAATCGCTAAGCACAATTATTTATCAAGCGTAA
- the LOC117179729 gene encoding putative glucosylceramidase 4: MPRNAGSQALSFGKDSFVCVCNAIYCDSSPDMETPAEMTFHWYMSNKQNYRMEFTKGIMNNLKVNGSVISVDTTTKYQTILGFGAAFTDAAGINIKNLSLPSQENLIQSYFGDKGSRYNIGRVPIGGTDFSTRSYSLDDFDMDKTLQHFALTEEDLLYKIPFLQRAALLNPKLRLTGVPWSAPNASWLYLQRKTGILNPDNYQLFSDYIIKFFDGYKEFGLGFLGISIGNEPHNAISAFVSKNLGPSLNASKYKNTEILILDDTLDSVFFYVPIVMNHEDAKKFISGTAIHYHQQTVVTEISLDKIHTSYPDKYILMTEASQFFSDEICLGCWDNMDAYIRKMFKSMEHWVVGWMDLNLALNQAGEPNLSNNKYDAAIIVDAENDRFFKQPLFYVIQHFSRFVPPGSIRLHTRLNCQPFFDDLSILGWSGCQGFNHRRT; this comes from the exons ATGCCCAGAAATGCAGGCTCTCAGGCTCTCAGCTTCGGAAAGGATAGCTTCGTTTGTGTCTGTAATGCAATCTACTGCGACTCGAGTCCGGATATGGAAACACCAGCCGAGATGACTTTCCACTGGTACATGAGTAACAAACAGAATTACAGAATGGAATTCACAAAGGGCATAATGAATAACCTTAAAGTAAATGGCTCTGTCATATCTGTCGATACAACAACAAAATACCAAACGATTTTAGGTTTTGGAGCCGCTTTCACAGACGCAGCAGGAATTAATATCAAAAACTTGAGCCTTCCTTCTCAGGAGAATCTAATTCA ATCCTACTTCGGTGATAAGGGGAGCAGATACAACATCGGTCGTGTTCCAATTGGAGGAACGGATTTTTCAACAAGGAGCTACAGCCTAGACGACTTCGATATGGACAAAACTTTACAGCACTTCGCTCTTACAGAAGAAGATTTATTGTACAAAATCCCTTTCTTGCAAAGAGCAGCATTATTAAATCCGAAGTTAAGACTTACGGGAGTACCATGGTCTGCACCCAA TGCAAGTTGGTTGTATCTTCAAAGAAAAACAG GTATCTTAAATCCAGACAACTATCAACTCTTCAGTGACTATATAATAAAGTTCTTCGACGGATACAAAGAATTTGGCCTGGGATTTTTGGGCATCTCTATAGGAAATGAACCGCATAATGCAATTTCTGCATTTGTCAGCAAGAATTTGGGTCCATCACTGAATGCctctaaatataaaaatacagaGATCCTAATTCTCGATGATACTCTAGATTCGGTATTCTTTTACGTGCCGATAGTAATGAACCACGAGGATGCGAAAAAGTTTATCAGTGGAACTGCCATTCACTATCATCAGCAAACTGTTGTGACAGAAATTTCCCTAGACAAGATACATACTAGCTACCCGGATAAATATATCTTGATGACAGAAGCTTCTCAAT TTTTCAGTGATGAAATATGCTTGGGATGTTGGGACAATATGGATGCCTATATCCGAAAAATGTTCaag AGTATGGAACACTGGGTGGTGGGTTGGATGGATCTGAACCTCGCTCTCAATCAGGCGGGAGAACCGAATTTGTCAAATAATAAATACGATGCAGCCATTATCGTCGATGCAGAAAATgaccgtttttttaaacaaccacTTTTCTACGTTATCCAACACTTTAGTAGATTCGTACCACCTGGATCAATCAGACTTCACACGAGACTCAATTGTCAACCCTTTTTTGACGATCTCTCTATCCtt ggtTGGTCTGGATGTCAAGGTTTCAATCACAGACGGACATGA
- the LOC117174716 gene encoding lysosomal acid glucosylceramidase-like isoform X1, producing MLAIVLIGWFTFAGANHCIPRKFEKDRIVCVCNSTYCDSTPEMSPDPGSFHWYVSSKAGQRLNLTTGKIGNTKEGSTILTLNPEKRYQTIQGFGGAFTDSAGINIKNLSDASQQKLLETYFSRTGSRYNLGRIPIGVTDFSTRYYSYDDIPNDILLENFNLAPEDTEYKIPLVQKAIELNPELLFLAAAWTAPSWMKTTNKNTLKGNLKEEYFQVFADYLLKFLTEYEKHNIKFWTISTGNEPLAKFVSMGWKSEDIGTFIANNLGPSLAKSQHNKTMILTLDDQKFYLLSSIDEIFENKEVDKFVSGIGFHFYTDIIIPAFVLNRTHKKYPEKFLLMTEACEGFYPWQTQKVLLGDWSRGESYVKKMFDNLNEWTTGWVDWNLALDKDGGPNWVNNFVDASIIVNPETDEFFKQPLYYVIHHFSRFVPRGSVRLELNDNSIIFHSLTYIAFETPQKETVVLIYNKSGSSQKVDIIDERIGIITLDLPGKSLSTIIYQA from the exons ATGTTAGCTATCGTACTTATCGGTTGGTTTACTTTCGCAG GTGCCAATCACTGCATTCCTCGAAAATTTGAGAAAGACCGTATTGTCTGCGTTTGCAACTCCACCTATTGTGACTCAACCCCTGAAATGTCTCCAGACCCCGGGTCTTTCCATTGGTATGTTTCCTCAAAAGCTGGACAGAGATTGAATTTGACAACAGGAAAAATAGGTAACACTAAAGAAGGATCTACAATATTGACTTTAAATCCCGAAAAACGATATCAGACGATACAAGGTTTTGGTGGAGCCTTCACTGACTCTGCAggaattaacattaaaaatcttaGTGACGCTTCTcagcaaaaattactaga GACGTACTTCAGCAGAACAGGCAGCAGATATAATTTAGGTCGAATTCCTATTGGTGTAACTGATTTCTCCACAAGATACTACTCCTATGATGACATTCCTAATGACAttcttttagaaaactttaatCTTGCACCAGAAGATACAGAATACAAGATTCCATTGGTGCAAAAAGCTATCGAGCTTAATCCGGAATTGTTATTCCTTGCAGCAGCATGGACAGCACCTTCTTGGATGAAAACTACCAACAAAAACACTTTAAAAG gtaACCTAAAAGAAGAATATTTCCAAGTCTTCGCCGATTATCTCCTCAAGTTCCTGACCGAATATGAAAAACATAATATCAAATTTTGGACAATATCTACAGGCAATGAGCCATTGGCGAAGTTTGTTTCGATGGGCTGGAAGTCAGAAGATATTGGTACTTTCATTGCCAACAATTTGGGTCCTTCTTTAGCAAAGTCTCAGCACAATAAAACAATGATACTGACTTTGGATGACCAGAAGTTTTATCTGCTTTCGTCAATTGATGAGATATTCGAAAACAAAGAAGTTGACAAGTTTGTTAGTGGAATTGGCTTCCACTTTTACACTGACATCATCATACCAGCTTTTGTATTGAATCGAACCCATAAGAAATACCCGGAGAAGTTCCTCTTAATGACGGAAGCTTGCGAAG GGTTTTATCCATGGCAAACTCAAAAGGTTCTCTTAGGAGATTGGAGTAGAGGAGAgagttatgttaaaaaaatgttcgat AATCTGAATGAATGGACAACTGGCTGGGTCGACTGGAACCTAGCACTGGACAAAGATGGAGGACCCAATTGGGTCAATAATTTCGTAGATGCTTCAATTATTGTAAATCCAGAGACTGATGAGTTTTTCAAGCAACCACTGTATTATGTTATTCACCACTTCAGCAGATTTGTACCCCGTGGGTCAGTGCGGCTTGAGCTCAATGACAACTCGATAATATTCCATTCGCTGACTTATATAGCCTTCGAAACCCCGCAGAAGGAGACTGTGGTTTTGATATATAACAA gaGTGGTAGTTCTCAGAAGGTGGACATAATTGATGAGAGAATCGGCATCATAACCCTGGACTTACCAGGGAAATCGCTAAGCACAATTATTTATCAAGCGTAA
- the LOC117172316 gene encoding 28S ribosomal protein S30, mitochondrial, with product MFISRVVRAPSISRVSRHIRNFSVPATVADTAETEVEYPPILDLSYRAVQSRKKEEHYALVKRQETVEEKLIAVNMPRYYGWTSVLMKENEVHYDSLEQAQFVTRTHIVPKAGLPTVYDTVISTEALDSILENVRSQVEEVLVLEYSRRKRQQELEPSVISDAKGFQNIQTKAVTRQINRILLVELSTKYPHLLETQVDLDPRIEAFWCVGGIVPPVNVVIKKRSRGWMKPYANDPIDRYFQYLGEPNLHLRHHLPLREIISLQESENSEYEVPDFRFDPRTVGYHQTMRHGTNIPGFWPGDHHEFGLLSYHNCGYMATRPRDWDDEETALKTQAVRASFAWLHSQACYQGFSTFNDITYPLLTQNIITNGQWWLFSVYQLNTMLLCDTQIDANPKKNLFWTTNPLQLFERIEDNKVHGFNDEVLKHLIKFYVNQPQEREVEMKPYLGKDVKVVADIEDPEKRNWLEKHFKNLMSCRPRHRLMPEIYNWQEIYIRKFPTRPMEKRMEPWQNGINMQLRKLDEHQPEYIPKCLRPYPKSRAKWAKTFYPK from the exons atgtttatttcacgGGTTGTGCGTGCTCCGTCGATTTCTCGTGTCAGCCGGCACATTCGAAACTTTAGCGTTCCGGCAACAGTCGCTGACACCGCTGAGACCGAAGTTGAATATCCACCAATTCTTGATCTTTCTTATCGAGCAGTTCAATCAAGGAAAAAAGAAGAGCATTATGCCTTGGTTAAAAGACAAGAAACCGTGGAGGAGAAGTTAATAGCGGTTAATATGCCAAGGTATTATGGCTGGACTTCTGTTCTCATGAAGGAAAATGAAGTCCATTATGATTCTTTGGAACAGGCACAGTTCGTTACGAGAACTCATATTGTGCCCAAAGCGGGTTTACCTACTGTTTATGATACTGTCATCAGTACTGAGGCTTTGGATTCGATTCTGGAAAATGTACGAAGTCAAGTAGAAGAGGTTTTGGTCCTCGAGTACTCTAGAAGAAA GCGACAACAGGAGTTAGAACCCTCGGTGATATCCGAcgctaaaggatttcaaaatatccaAACCAAGGCAGTAACACGACAAATCAACAGGATCTTACTCGTTGAACTCTCAACGAAATATCCACATCTACTAGAAACTCAAGTCGATTTAGATCCTCGAATTGAGGCCTTCTGGTGCGTTGGAGGAATAGTACCTCCGGTAAATGTAGTTATCAAGAAAAGAAGTCGCGGGTGGATGAAACCGTATGCTAATGACCCCATCGACCGTTATTTCCAATATTTGGGTGAACCAAATCTTCATCTGCGACATCATCTCCCTCTTCGAGAAATCATTTCTCTCCAAGAGTCGGAAAATTCCGAGTATGAAGTTCCCGATTTTCGATTCGATCCCCGAACCGTGGGCTACCATCAGACTATGAGGCACGGAACCAATATTCCTGGGTTTTGGCCCGGTGATCATCATGAATTTGGACTTTTGTCGTATCACAATTGTGGCTACATGGCAACGAGGCCTCGGGATTGGGACGATGAAGAAACGGCGCTCAAAACCCAAGCAGTGAGAGCTTCTTTTGCTTGGCTTCACAGTCAAGCGTGTTATCAAG ggTTTTCGACCTTCAACGATATAACCTACCCCCTGTTGACTCAAAACATCATCACTAATGGCCAGTGGTGGCTGTTCAGTGTCTATCAATTAAATACAATGTTGTTATGCGACACACAAATCGAtgcaaatccgaaaaaaaatcttttttggacaaCCAATCCCCTTCAGTTATTCGAGCGTATTGAAGACAACAAAGTTCACGGATTCAATGATGAAGTCTTAaagcatttaattaaattttacgtgAACCAGCCTCAGGAGCGCGAAGTGGAAATGAAGCCCTACTTGGGAAAGGATGTCAAAGTCGTCGCGGATATTGAAGATCCAGAGAAGAGGAATTGGCTCGAGAAACATTTCAAGAACCTCATGTCTTGCAGACCTAGACACAG ACTCATGCCGGAGATTTACAACTGGCAAGAAATTTACATCCGCAAGTTTCCGACCCGACCGATGGAGAAGAGGATGGAGCCTTGGCAAAATGGTATTAACATGCAATTGCGAAAATTGGATGAACACCAGCCCGAATATATACCGAAATGCCTCAGGCCTTATCCAAAAAGCAGAGCAAAATGGGCGAAAACTTTCTACCCGAAGTAG